A single window of Agromyces aureus DNA harbors:
- a CDS encoding FAD-dependent oxidoreductase, whose amino-acid sequence MITTDVLRTIPIFAPLPDATLDYLAGVVEDIQLVAGEYFAHEGDERALFVVVEGGAEITKVVNGDERVIGTRRPGQFFGEVPMTLSTPFPASGRAAAGGSTGAGGPTGATSRIIKLDVTAFYTLAAMAPSVPARVAALARRYLDSLQVIAAEVPETDIRLIGPRNEARTHAIARFLTRNQVAFDRVTTEAVGGPAVGSQGGADAAASASPVLEAAGGVRLVDPGMREVAVAVGLDVEPSADEYDVVILGAGPAGLTAAVNGAAEGLRTVIIESLAPGGQAGTSTRIENYTGFPFGISGDDLASRALKQAKRLGAEIVVTRTVEAIRPAAGGGASGHVIVLDGGDTLRAAVVIVATGVEWRDLPVTGVERFLGNGVYYGAARSDAAVAKGADVCIIGAGNSAGQAALFFSRHARSVTMLVRGESLEASMSRYLIDQIGSHGGIGVETRSEVVGLHGAEALEGVDVVDRATGVTTRRDVTVVFVMIGADAVTGWLPPEVARDERGYVLTGADAAASGSWPELRRPFALECSTPGVFAIGDVRSGSVKRVAAGVGEGGMAIAFVHQFLALQRAPVQA is encoded by the coding sequence ATGATCACGACCGACGTGCTGCGCACGATCCCGATCTTCGCGCCCCTGCCCGATGCGACGCTCGACTACCTGGCCGGAGTGGTCGAGGACATCCAACTCGTGGCGGGGGAGTACTTCGCGCACGAGGGCGACGAGCGGGCGCTGTTCGTCGTCGTCGAGGGCGGCGCCGAGATCACGAAGGTCGTGAACGGCGACGAGCGCGTCATCGGCACGCGCAGGCCGGGCCAGTTCTTCGGCGAGGTGCCGATGACGCTGAGCACGCCGTTCCCGGCGAGCGGACGCGCGGCGGCGGGCGGGTCGACGGGCGCGGGTGGCCCGACCGGTGCGACCTCGCGCATCATCAAGCTCGACGTGACCGCGTTCTACACGCTCGCGGCCATGGCGCCATCGGTTCCCGCACGCGTGGCCGCGCTCGCCCGCCGCTACCTGGACTCGCTCCAGGTGATCGCCGCCGAGGTGCCCGAGACCGACATCCGCCTCATCGGACCGCGCAACGAGGCCAGGACGCACGCGATCGCGCGCTTCCTCACGCGCAACCAGGTCGCATTCGATCGGGTCACGACCGAGGCGGTGGGCGGCCCGGCGGTGGGCAGTCAGGGCGGGGCGGATGCCGCGGCATCCGCATCGCCGGTGCTCGAGGCGGCCGGCGGGGTCAGGCTCGTCGACCCGGGCATGCGCGAGGTCGCCGTCGCCGTGGGGCTCGACGTCGAGCCGTCGGCCGACGAGTACGACGTGGTGATCCTCGGAGCCGGGCCCGCCGGCCTCACCGCGGCCGTGAACGGGGCGGCCGAGGGCCTGCGCACGGTCATCATCGAGTCGCTGGCCCCGGGCGGCCAGGCCGGCACGTCGACGCGCATCGAGAATTACACGGGGTTCCCGTTCGGCATCTCGGGCGACGACCTCGCGAGCCGGGCGCTGAAGCAGGCCAAGCGCCTCGGTGCCGAGATCGTGGTGACGCGCACGGTCGAGGCGATCCGGCCCGCGGCGGGCGGCGGGGCGTCCGGTCACGTCATCGTGCTCGACGGCGGCGACACGCTCCGCGCTGCGGTCGTGATCGTCGCCACCGGCGTCGAGTGGCGCGACCTACCGGTGACCGGGGTCGAGCGGTTCCTCGGCAACGGCGTCTACTACGGCGCGGCCCGCAGCGACGCCGCCGTCGCCAAGGGAGCCGACGTGTGCATCATCGGCGCGGGCAACTCGGCCGGGCAGGCGGCGCTGTTCTTCTCGCGGCATGCGCGCTCGGTGACGATGCTCGTGCGGGGCGAATCGCTCGAGGCGAGCATGTCGCGCTACCTCATCGACCAGATCGGGTCGCACGGCGGCATCGGCGTCGAGACGCGCAGCGAGGTCGTCGGGCTGCACGGCGCCGAGGCGCTCGAGGGGGTCGACGTCGTCGACCGGGCGACCGGCGTGACGACCCGGCGCGACGTCACGGTCGTGTTCGTGATGATCGGCGCCGATGCGGTCACCGGCTGGCTGCCGCCGGAGGTGGCCCGCGACGAGCGCGGCTACGTCCTCACGGGGGCGGATGCCGCGGCGAGCGGTTCCTGGCCCGAGCTGCGCCGTCCGTTCGCCCTCGAGTGCAGCACGCCGGGGGTCTTCGCGATCGGCGACGTGCGCTCCGGGTCGGTGAAGCGGGTCGCGGCCGGTGTCGGCGAGGGCGGCATGGCGATCGCGTTCGTGCACCAGTTCCTCGCCCTGCAGCGGGCGCCTGTGCAAGCCTGA
- a CDS encoding beta-galactosidase, with translation MHYGADYNPEQWPEEIWPDDVARMREAGVTMVSLGIFSWARIQPREGEFDFAWLDRVIDLLHEGGIAVDLATATASPPPWASAAYPELLPQDENGATYWPGSRQQFAPSSPVYRRLAGELVSAIAERYSRHPAVVMWHVNNEYGCHLNMDFSDAARDAFRRWLADRYGDVDALNLAWGTNFWAQRYQSFDEVFPPRRAPYSHNPGQMLDYRRFTSDMLLECYLMERDLIRAAGATQPITTNFMGAFKPANYEQWAPHLDLVSDDCYPDPNDPESYRAAAFQRDLVRSLKPEQPWVLMEQATNALNWRPSNAPKAPGQMAALSAQAIGRGADGILFFQWRQSRAGAEKFHSAMLPHAGTETRTWREASALGETLAALPALPAPARGDARVAIVFDWENWWAVEASDHPMNGIDYVAAVQRWYRALHRRHVQVDLVPAARADDRYDLAVAPLLGLVREADAAALTSFVEGGGHLLAGPYTDVVDEADRFRDGGFLTQLGDVLGVRLEDFGALVAPDAPAEQPGERFAPFGGSLAGGAVLEESTGTLLAEEIHVTDAAVEASFVGGRLTGRPALTARRHGRGTARYLATVPDERGTQSVVDHVLAAASVAPVVAGLPEHVEVARRGDVVTAINHGGPTATVPLAGTDLVTGAVVDGLELAAWEWAIVREAGAAAGGSDADAATADAPARTAARVGAILGGGA, from the coding sequence GTGCACTACGGCGCCGACTACAACCCCGAGCAGTGGCCAGAGGAGATCTGGCCCGACGACGTCGCGCGCATGCGCGAGGCCGGGGTCACGATGGTCAGCCTCGGCATCTTCTCGTGGGCGCGCATCCAGCCGCGCGAGGGCGAGTTCGACTTCGCCTGGCTCGATCGGGTGATCGACCTGCTGCATGAGGGCGGCATCGCCGTCGACCTCGCCACGGCCACGGCCTCGCCGCCGCCGTGGGCGAGCGCCGCGTATCCCGAGCTGCTCCCGCAGGACGAGAACGGCGCCACGTACTGGCCGGGCAGCCGCCAGCAGTTCGCCCCGTCGTCGCCGGTCTACCGACGCCTCGCCGGCGAACTCGTGAGCGCCATCGCCGAACGGTACTCGCGGCATCCGGCCGTCGTCATGTGGCACGTCAACAACGAGTACGGCTGCCACCTGAACATGGACTTCTCGGATGCCGCGCGCGACGCGTTCCGTCGATGGCTCGCCGACCGGTACGGTGACGTCGACGCGCTGAACCTCGCGTGGGGCACGAACTTCTGGGCGCAGCGCTACCAGTCCTTCGACGAGGTGTTCCCGCCGCGCAGGGCGCCCTACAGCCACAACCCGGGGCAGATGCTCGACTACCGGCGGTTCACGAGCGACATGCTGCTCGAGTGCTACCTCATGGAGCGCGACCTCATCCGCGCCGCGGGCGCCACCCAGCCGATCACGACGAACTTCATGGGGGCGTTCAAGCCGGCGAACTACGAGCAGTGGGCGCCGCACCTCGACCTCGTGAGCGACGACTGCTACCCCGATCCGAACGACCCAGAGAGCTACCGGGCGGCCGCGTTCCAGCGCGACCTCGTGCGCTCGCTCAAGCCCGAACAGCCCTGGGTGCTCATGGAGCAGGCGACGAACGCGCTGAACTGGCGCCCGTCGAATGCGCCGAAGGCCCCCGGGCAGATGGCGGCGCTCAGCGCCCAGGCGATCGGGCGGGGCGCCGACGGCATCCTGTTCTTCCAGTGGCGGCAGTCGCGCGCGGGCGCCGAGAAGTTCCACTCGGCGATGCTGCCGCACGCAGGCACCGAGACGCGCACCTGGCGCGAGGCCTCGGCGCTCGGCGAGACGCTCGCGGCCCTGCCCGCGTTGCCGGCACCGGCACGAGGCGACGCCCGCGTCGCGATCGTCTTCGACTGGGAGAACTGGTGGGCCGTCGAGGCCTCCGACCACCCCATGAACGGCATCGACTACGTCGCGGCCGTGCAGCGCTGGTACCGCGCCCTGCACCGCCGCCACGTGCAGGTCGACCTCGTGCCGGCCGCGCGCGCCGACGACCGCTACGACCTCGCCGTCGCACCGTTGCTCGGTCTCGTGCGCGAAGCGGATGCCGCGGCGCTGACCTCGTTCGTCGAGGGCGGCGGGCACCTGCTCGCCGGTCCCTACACCGACGTCGTCGACGAGGCCGACCGGTTCCGCGATGGCGGGTTCCTCACCCAGCTCGGCGACGTGCTCGGCGTGCGCCTCGAGGACTTCGGCGCGCTGGTCGCACCCGACGCGCCCGCCGAACAGCCCGGCGAGCGGTTCGCGCCCTTCGGTGGATCGCTCGCCGGTGGCGCCGTGCTCGAGGAGTCCACCGGCACGCTGCTCGCCGAGGAGATCCACGTCACGGATGCCGCGGTCGAGGCCTCGTTCGTGGGCGGGCGCCTCACCGGCCGACCCGCACTCACGGCTCGCCGTCACGGGCGCGGAACCGCGCGCTACCTCGCGACCGTGCCCGACGAGCGCGGAACGCAGTCCGTCGTCGATCACGTGCTCGCCGCGGCCTCCGTCGCCCCCGTCGTGGCCGGCCTGCCCGAGCACGTCGAGGTCGCACGGCGTGGAGACGTCGTGACCGCGATCAACCACGGCGGGCCGACGGCGACCGTGCCGCTCGCGGGCACCGACCTCGTCACCGGTGCCGTCGTCGACGGCCTCGAACTCGCGGCCTGGGAGTGGGCGATCGTGCGCGAGGCCGGAGCCGCGGCCGGCGGCTCGGACGCCGATGCCGCCACCGCCGACGCGCCTGCCCGCACGGCCGCGAGGGTCGGCGCCATCCTCGGAGGCGGCGCATGA
- a CDS encoding glycerate kinase, which produces MSRRVVFAPDSFKGTVDAADAAAALARGWRAERPDDELVLRPMADGGEGTLDAFAAAVPGAERVALEVAPPAPGQPVVGTSWLRLPDGTAVVELAATCGLGLVDPLQPFDAHTSGFGEAIAAALDSGATRLLLGLGGSASTDGGTGALTVLGARFLDGDGRPVLLGSRGLASVASVDLSGLRALPPGGVLILGDVTNPLLGPSGAAAVFGPQKGADAATVDVLEANLARLAPLVEAAVEPPASGALAEAPGSGAAGGTGFGLLAWGASMGAGARLVAEAVGLADALAGADLVVTGEGRFDGQSEAGKAPTEVAALARAAGVPVALVAGSITADASAFAASVALVDLAGGGAAAMAEPVRWLEAAGAALAREHA; this is translated from the coding sequence ATGAGCCGCCGCGTCGTCTTCGCGCCCGACTCGTTCAAGGGCACGGTCGACGCCGCCGACGCGGCCGCGGCGCTGGCCCGCGGATGGCGCGCCGAGCGCCCCGACGACGAGCTCGTGCTGCGGCCGATGGCCGACGGCGGCGAGGGCACGCTCGACGCGTTCGCGGCCGCCGTTCCGGGCGCCGAACGCGTGGCGCTCGAGGTCGCGCCGCCCGCGCCGGGGCAGCCCGTCGTCGGCACCTCGTGGCTGCGCCTGCCCGACGGAACCGCGGTCGTCGAGCTCGCCGCGACCTGCGGGCTCGGGCTCGTCGACCCGCTGCAGCCCTTCGACGCGCACACGAGCGGCTTCGGCGAGGCGATCGCGGCGGCACTCGATTCCGGCGCGACCCGGCTGCTGCTCGGGCTCGGCGGCAGCGCGTCGACCGACGGCGGAACCGGAGCGCTCACCGTGCTCGGCGCGCGCTTCCTCGACGGCGACGGGCGGCCGGTGCTCCTCGGCTCGCGCGGACTCGCGTCGGTGGCCTCGGTCGACCTCTCCGGGCTGCGCGCCCTGCCGCCCGGCGGCGTGCTGATCCTCGGCGACGTCACGAACCCGCTGCTCGGCCCGTCGGGCGCCGCGGCCGTCTTCGGCCCGCAGAAGGGTGCGGATGCCGCGACCGTCGACGTGCTCGAGGCGAACCTCGCTCGACTCGCCCCGCTGGTGGAGGCCGCGGTCGAGCCGCCGGCGAGCGGCGCGCTCGCCGAGGCGCCCGGCTCCGGTGCGGCCGGCGGCACGGGCTTCGGCCTCCTCGCCTGGGGCGCGAGCATGGGCGCCGGCGCCCGGCTCGTCGCCGAGGCCGTCGGGCTCGCCGATGCCCTCGCCGGAGCCGACCTCGTCGTCACGGGCGAAGGCCGCTTCGACGGGCAGTCAGAGGCGGGCAAGGCGCCGACCGAGGTCGCGGCGCTCGCGCGTGCTGCAGGCGTTCCGGTGGCGCTCGTCGCGGGCTCCATCACCGCGGATGCCTCCGCCTTCGCGGCCTCCGTCGCGCTCGTCGACCTCGCCGGGGGCGGGGCTGCGGCCATGGCCGAGCCCGTGCGCTGGCTCGAGGCCGCCGGCGCCGCCCTCGCCCGCGAGCACGCCTGA
- a CDS encoding GntR family transcriptional regulator, giving the protein MIIRIDPASSTPLFEQLARAVRGEILAGRVGAGDRLPAARDLAVSLDVNPHTVLHAYQTLRDEGLIELRRGRGAVVRAAALELEETRRLAAELVTVARERGVAPDAVLALVREELDR; this is encoded by the coding sequence GTGATCATCCGCATCGACCCCGCCTCGAGCACGCCGCTGTTCGAGCAGCTCGCGCGTGCGGTGCGCGGCGAGATCCTCGCAGGACGCGTCGGCGCAGGTGATCGCCTGCCGGCAGCACGAGATCTCGCGGTCTCGCTCGACGTGAACCCGCACACCGTGCTGCACGCCTATCAGACCCTGCGCGACGAGGGGCTCATCGAGCTCCGTCGCGGACGCGGCGCGGTCGTTCGCGCCGCCGCACTCGAACTCGAGGAGACCCGGCGCCTCGCCGCCGAGCTCGTCACCGTCGCACGCGAGCGCGGCGTCGCCCCCGACGCCGTCCTGGCGCTCGTGAGAGAGGAACTCGACCGATGA
- a CDS encoding DUF1648 domain-containing protein, whose protein sequence is MTDPTRRDAVDPTGSSDSTALDGLDARDRRDRRERRVVWAVVVWIPLAIVAVTTLVQLLWIPRMPDEIAVHFDATGRPDRWTTPGRAVLGSAMISLSLVLALAIATFGGARAMRRTEGRPVRYLARVRPTAVFAPATTVAVSGIMLALYGLQLEGVEAPAWSVPVAIVGGLLLGALVGWIAWRVLPAPDRSASDAPAATPALDLAPGERAVWTETSSSPWLVAFLIGLALAVTAVPLVLAPEAWWLWVLLFVFVLLLATTAWIRVTVDRNGLVVRTLLGFRLSRVPLDRVISAADVDVLPAEFGGWGFRFDVHGRRGIIIRSGEAIEVERADAPPLVVTVADARTGAALLNALAAAKR, encoded by the coding sequence ATGACCGACCCGACCCGCCGCGACGCCGTGGACCCCACCGGCAGCTCCGACTCCACCGCACTCGACGGACTCGACGCACGCGACCGGCGCGACCGCCGCGAACGCCGCGTCGTCTGGGCCGTCGTGGTGTGGATCCCGCTCGCGATCGTCGCCGTCACCACGCTCGTGCAGCTGCTCTGGATCCCGCGCATGCCCGACGAGATCGCCGTGCACTTCGACGCGACGGGCCGGCCCGACCGGTGGACCACGCCCGGCCGGGCGGTGCTCGGCTCGGCCATGATCTCGCTCAGCCTCGTGCTCGCCCTCGCCATCGCGACCTTCGGCGGGGCCAGGGCCATGCGCCGGACCGAGGGCCGACCCGTGCGCTACCTCGCGCGGGTGCGCCCGACCGCCGTCTTCGCGCCCGCGACGACGGTCGCCGTCAGCGGCATCATGCTCGCGCTGTACGGCCTGCAGCTCGAAGGGGTCGAGGCGCCCGCCTGGTCGGTTCCCGTCGCGATCGTCGGCGGACTGCTGCTCGGCGCGCTCGTCGGATGGATCGCGTGGCGCGTGCTGCCCGCGCCGGATCGCTCGGCGTCGGACGCTCCCGCGGCGACGCCCGCGCTCGACCTCGCTCCGGGAGAGCGAGCCGTGTGGACCGAGACCTCGTCATCGCCGTGGCTCGTGGCGTTCCTCATCGGCCTGGCCCTCGCGGTGACGGCCGTGCCGCTCGTGCTCGCGCCGGAGGCGTGGTGGCTCTGGGTACTGCTGTTCGTGTTCGTGCTGCTGCTCGCGACGACCGCCTGGATCCGTGTCACGGTCGACCGCAACGGCCTCGTCGTGCGCACGCTGCTCGGGTTCCGGCTCTCCCGTGTGCCGCTCGACCGCGTGATCTCCGCAGCCGACGTCGACGTGCTGCCGGCCGAGTTCGGCGGGTGGGGCTTCCGGTTCGACGTGCACGGCCGGCGGGGCATCATCATCCGGTCGGGCGAGGCCATCGAGGTCGAGCGAGCGGATGCCCCGCCCCTCGTCGTCACGGTCGCCGACGCCCGCACGGGCGCCGCGTTGCTGAACGCGCTGGCGGCCGCGAAACGCTGA
- a CDS encoding sugar ABC transporter permease codes for MSGLKPGAPATDSTTALSALSTEQLIGSGQEGGLMDQVRAYVQRVRSGEMGALPAIAGFVVLSILFTILSPYFFTERNFANLLTQAATLVMLGMALVFVLLLGEIDLSAGVTAGLTMVIFVVLIAVVNLNWILALAIAFLTGIAIGTFIGFFVAKVGIPSFVVTLGLFLGFQGLELIIIGAGGLYRVETPEILAIQNSNLPPWAGWVMLLVMLAVSASTSFLDRARRTRAGVPNRTIALVWAKLVTIAVLGGIVIAILNQNRGTGFKAIEGVPIVVPITLAILWLGTFVLDRTKFGRYIYAVGGNAEAARRSGVKVAMIRWCAFIVCSSLAVVAGLFSISKVGSVDAAAGRDIVLSGVAAAVVGGVSLFGGRGRLIHAAIGALVIAVITNGLGLLNLPAGVNYAVTGGVLILAATVDAVSRKRAGGSILRT; via the coding sequence ATGAGCGGCCTGAAGCCCGGCGCGCCGGCCACCGACTCGACCACGGCCCTCTCGGCGCTCAGCACCGAGCAGCTCATCGGCAGCGGGCAGGAGGGCGGCCTGATGGATCAGGTGCGCGCCTACGTGCAGCGGGTACGCAGCGGCGAGATGGGCGCCCTGCCCGCGATCGCCGGCTTCGTCGTGCTCAGCATCCTCTTCACGATCCTCAGCCCGTACTTCTTCACCGAGCGCAACTTCGCGAACCTGCTCACCCAGGCCGCGACCCTCGTCATGCTCGGCATGGCGCTCGTGTTCGTGCTGCTGCTCGGCGAGATCGACCTCTCGGCCGGCGTCACGGCGGGCCTCACGATGGTCATCTTCGTGGTGCTCATCGCGGTCGTGAACCTGAACTGGATCCTCGCGCTCGCGATCGCGTTCCTCACGGGCATCGCGATCGGCACGTTCATCGGCTTCTTCGTCGCGAAGGTCGGCATTCCATCATTCGTCGTGACCCTGGGCCTCTTCCTCGGGTTCCAGGGCCTCGAGCTCATCATCATCGGCGCGGGCGGCCTGTACCGCGTCGAGACGCCCGAGATCCTCGCGATCCAGAACAGCAACCTGCCCCCGTGGGCCGGCTGGGTCATGCTCCTCGTGATGCTCGCGGTCTCGGCGTCGACGTCGTTCCTCGACCGCGCACGCCGTACGCGCGCCGGGGTGCCGAACCGCACCATCGCGCTCGTGTGGGCCAAGCTCGTCACGATCGCCGTGCTCGGCGGCATCGTCATCGCGATCCTCAACCAGAACCGCGGCACGGGGTTCAAGGCGATCGAGGGCGTGCCGATCGTCGTGCCGATCACCCTCGCGATCCTCTGGCTCGGCACGTTCGTGCTCGACCGCACGAAGTTCGGCCGCTACATCTACGCGGTCGGCGGCAACGCCGAGGCGGCTCGACGCTCGGGCGTCAAGGTCGCGATGATCCGCTGGTGCGCGTTCATCGTGTGCTCCTCGCTCGCGGTCGTCGCGGGCCTGTTCAGCATCAGCAAGGTCGGATCGGTGGATGCCGCGGCGGGCCGTGACATCGTGCTCAGCGGTGTGGCGGCGGCCGTCGTCGGCGGCGTCAGCCTCTTCGGCGGTCGCGGGCGTCTCATCCACGCGGCGATCGGCGCGCTCGTGATCGCCGTCATCACCAACGGACTCGGCCTGCTGAACCTCCCGGCCGGCGTCAACTACGCGGTGACCGGCGGCGTGCTGATCCTCGCGGCCACGGTCGACGCGGTCTCGCGCAAGCGCGCCGGTGGGTCGATCCTGCGCACCTGA
- a CDS encoding ATP-binding cassette domain-containing protein, with amino-acid sequence MDLPIIELKGVVKSFGPVDVLKGVNFTAYPGKITALVGDNGAGKSTLIKGLAGVQPYDGGEVLFNGEPVSLHTPRDAGHLGIEVVYQDLALCDNLDIVQNMFLGREELSAGTFDEGLMEREAAETLRQLSVRTVKSVRQKVSSLSGGQRQTVAIARSVLKKAKVVILDEPTAALGVAQTAQVLALVKRLAEQGVSVVIISHNLVDVFEVADFISVLYLGQMVASVKTSETTNEDVIGYITGAKTYEGERA; translated from the coding sequence ATGGACCTGCCGATCATCGAGCTGAAGGGGGTTGTGAAGAGCTTCGGCCCCGTCGATGTGCTCAAGGGCGTGAACTTCACGGCGTACCCCGGAAAGATCACCGCCCTCGTCGGCGACAACGGCGCCGGCAAGTCGACGCTCATCAAGGGGCTCGCCGGCGTGCAGCCCTACGACGGCGGCGAAGTGCTCTTCAACGGCGAACCCGTGAGCCTGCACACCCCGCGCGACGCCGGGCACCTCGGCATCGAGGTCGTCTACCAGGACCTCGCCCTCTGCGACAACCTCGACATCGTGCAGAACATGTTCCTCGGCCGCGAGGAGCTCTCGGCCGGCACCTTCGACGAGGGCCTCATGGAACGAGAGGCCGCTGAGACCCTTCGGCAGCTCTCGGTGCGCACCGTCAAGTCGGTGCGCCAGAAGGTCTCCTCGCTCTCGGGCGGCCAGCGCCAGACCGTGGCGATCGCCCGCTCGGTGCTGAAGAAGGCCAAGGTCGTCATCCTCGACGAACCGACGGCCGCCCTCGGCGTCGCCCAGACCGCCCAGGTGCTCGCGCTCGTGAAGCGCCTCGCCGAACAGGGCGTCTCGGTCGTCATCATCAGCCACAACCTCGTCGACGTGTTCGAGGTCGCCGACTTCATCAGCGTGCTCTACCTCGGCCAGATGGTCGCCTCGGTGAAGACCAGCGAGACCACCAACGAAGACGTCATCGGCTACATCACCGGTGCGAAGACGTACGAAGGAGAGCGCGCATGA
- a CDS encoding sugar ABC transporter substrate-binding protein, with protein MKKASLISITALAGASMLLLAGCSSSGGDGGSTDDASATRACVILPDAASSPRWENGDRPALEAAITDAGFEADIQNAQGDTSKYATIADQQLSKGCGVMLLVDYNGAAVAVTAKAQEQGIPVIAYDRPIEGADYYVSFDNEEVGALMGQSILDGLATAGKDPATATVVFMGGDPADGNAKMFRDGAGSVLDPAGVVPAQEPTGVWDGDKSATNFEQALTALGGKVDAVWAANDTNAAGVITILDKNGLTVPVSGQDASVAGLQNVLLGKQTATVYKPFQLEAEAASDLAIKLLNGETPTVDKKLDDGTPYIAVTPVLVGPDDVQKVIDDGNADAAEICTDDVAAACAEHGVG; from the coding sequence ATGAAGAAGGCTTCATTGATCTCGATCACAGCCCTCGCCGGAGCATCGATGCTGTTGCTCGCAGGGTGTTCCAGCAGCGGCGGCGACGGCGGAAGCACCGACGACGCATCCGCGACCCGCGCCTGCGTCATCCTGCCCGACGCCGCCTCCTCGCCCCGTTGGGAGAACGGCGACCGCCCGGCACTCGAGGCCGCCATCACCGACGCCGGCTTCGAAGCCGACATCCAGAACGCGCAGGGCGACACCAGCAAGTATGCGACCATCGCCGACCAGCAGCTCAGCAAGGGCTGCGGCGTCATGCTCCTCGTCGACTACAACGGCGCCGCCGTCGCCGTGACCGCCAAGGCCCAGGAACAGGGCATCCCCGTCATCGCCTACGACCGACCCATCGAAGGCGCCGACTACTACGTGTCGTTCGACAACGAAGAGGTCGGTGCGCTCATGGGCCAGTCGATCCTCGACGGCCTCGCCACGGCCGGCAAGGACCCGGCCACGGCCACCGTCGTCTTCATGGGCGGCGACCCCGCCGACGGCAACGCGAAGATGTTCCGCGACGGCGCCGGCAGCGTGCTCGACCCCGCGGGCGTCGTTCCCGCCCAGGAGCCCACGGGCGTCTGGGACGGCGACAAGTCCGCGACCAACTTCGAGCAGGCCCTGACCGCCCTCGGCGGCAAGGTCGACGCCGTCTGGGCAGCCAACGACACCAACGCCGCCGGCGTCATCACGATCCTCGACAAGAACGGCCTCACCGTTCCCGTCTCGGGTCAGGACGCCTCGGTCGCCGGCCTCCAGAACGTGCTCCTCGGCAAGCAGACCGCCACGGTCTACAAGCCGTTCCAGCTCGAGGCCGAAGCCGCCTCCGACCTCGCCATCAAGCTCCTGAACGGCGAGACCCCCACGGTCGACAAGAAGCTCGACGACGGCACGCCGTACATCGCGGTGACGCCGGTGCTCGTCGGACCCGACGACGTGCAGAAGGTCATCGACGACGGCAACGCCGACGCCGCTGAGATCTGCACCGACGACGTGGCGGCCGCCTGCGCCGAGCACGGCGTGGGCTAG